The genomic region GAACCCCCGGCTCGCATCAACGCCTCGCCGCTGAAAGGTCGCGTACCTCGATGAAAACCGGCATCCATCCGAACGTGAACACGGTCACCATCTCCTGCGTCTGCGGAGCCACGTACGAGACCTTCTCCACCAAGACCGGGCTGCGCGTCGAAGTCTGCGCGAGCTGTCACCCGTTCTTCACGGGACAGCGCAAGATCGTCGATACCGAGGGTCGCGTGCAGAAGTTCGAGCAGAAGTACCGCCGGTTCAAAGCCCAAGCCTAGCAGAGCCAAGCCATGCTGGGTTTGTTCCTGACCTTCCTGAAGCTGGGAACCTTCATCTTCGGTTCCGGTCACGCTCTCGCCTCGGCGATGCAGAGCGAGATCGTCGACCGGCAGAGATGGATGACCGCCGAGCAGTTTCAGGAGGGATGGGCGGCGGGCAACGTGCTCCCCGGACCCATCGCGACGAAGGTCGTCGTCTACGTCGGCTACGAACAAGCCGGTGTGTTGGGAGCCCTCGTCGCCATCGTCGCCTACCTGCTGCCGTCCCTGACCGGGATGGTACTCATCACCGCCGTCCTGACGCAGTACGCCCAACTTCCCGCCGTCAAGAGCATCGTGCGCGGGGTGAAGCCGGCTGTCCTCGCGCTGCTCGTCGAGGCGTTCCTGAGCTTCACCGGCGTGGCGTTCCCGCGGAACGGGGGGCTCGTGGCTCACAGCGTACCGGTGCTGGTGACGGTCGGCGGCGTGTGTTTGAGCTTAGCAGGGATGTGGTGGATGTCGACGACGGGGATCGCGGGAGTTGGAGCGTTCCTGCTGACGGACGTCCGTTCGGTCCTCATCTTCGCGCTATCGCTCGCGGCGATCCTCGCCTTCCACGTCGATACGGTCTTCGTGATGATCGGCGCGGCGGCGATCGGCTTGACTTACCTCGCCTTCTGAAAACGGCTCACACGCCGTCGACCTTCTGCGAGAAGACGCGCGTGACTCCGTTCTCGCGCAGGATTGCCGCTGCCCGGCGCACATCCTCGTCCGTGCCGTCCGCCAGGTCGATCAGCGTGTAGTCTTGCCGCAGCCGCGCGTACTTGTCCATCGCGAGGCGATGGTAGGGCATGATCTCGATGCCGTCCTTCGGGTCCACCTCGGCGTAGAAGGCTCCGAGCGCGGCGAGGTTCCCCTCGTCGTCGTTGAGCGTCGGGACCAGCGGGAACCGAAGCAGGAGCCGCGCTCCCTCCGTCGCCAGCCGCCGGATATTCTCGAGAACCGCGCCGTTGTCGCTACCGGTGAGCTCCCGATGCTTCCCGGCGTCGAGGTTCTTCACGTCGCACATCCATAGATCGACCATCGGCAGCATCCGCTCGATGGTCGCCCATGACGTCGCGCAGGACGTTTCGAGGACGGTCCCGATGCCCGCGTCGCGACATAGGGCGAGGAGCGCCGCCGTGAAGTCGGGCTGGTAGAGCGGCTCGCCGCCGGAGACCGTCATCCCGCCGCCGGACGTGTCGTAGTAAGGGCGGTCCAGCCGGACGACCTCGAACACCTCCCCCGCCGTCCGAGCTTCCCCGAACGACTCCATGGCTCCCGCGAAGCAGCCCTCGACGCACGCGCCGCATCGGACGCATCGCTCCACATGGTGAATGTGCTCGCCCGCGTCCGTGAACTCGTGTCCGCCATGCTCACAGGCTTCCAGGCACGCCCGGCAGCCGATGCACTTCGACGCGTCGAAGGCGATCTCCCGCCTCCGCGAGATACCCTCTGGGTTGTGACACCACAGACACCGGAGCGGACATCCCTTGACGAAGACGGTCGTCCGAATGCCGGGTCCGTCGTGCGTACAGAAGCGCTGGATGTTGAACACGACGCCTTCGACCCGGCGCGTGTCCTCCATAGAGGCGGGCATCGAGCTCATGTCACCCCTCAGCGATGATCCGATCCACGACGAGCTGCCGGAACTCCTTCGACAACATGCGGAAGTAGGCGGAAAACCCCGTCACGCGAACCACCAGGTCGGGATACCGGTCCGGGTCCTCGTGGGCGGCGAGGATTTGGTCCTTGTTCAGGATATTGATGTTCATGAGCGTGCCGCCCATGGCGCAGTGCGTCCGGATGAGCGCCTTCATCATCTCGACGCCGTCGCGGTGACGCGTGATGCCCGGATCGAGCTCCAACTGCACGGGAACCGTGTTCCCGTAGCCGCACTGAACCGACGCGATGGCGTTCAGCATCGCCGTCGCCGCGCCTGCGTCGCGGAAGCCGGGATCGGGGTTCGCGCCGTGCGCGATGGGAGCGTGCGCGTGCCGACCGTTGGGCGTTGCACCGACGACCCGGCCCAGACCGATCGTGTTCGCCCACGAGAAGAGCCCGGGGATGCAGCACCAACCGTCCGGCGTCGGCGATTCCTTGACGATGCCGGTGAACAGGTCGGTCAGGAGAACCGCCCACTCGTCCGCGCGCGAGTCGCCGCTGCCGTAGCGCGGGATGTTGCGCATCATCAGGCGGATGGGCTCCGCATCCTGGTAGTCCGTGTCGAGGACTTCCATGAGCCGATCCCACGTGATCCGCCCTTCCTTCTCGATCCG from Candidatus Poribacteria bacterium harbors:
- the rpmE gene encoding 50S ribosomal protein L31; this encodes MKTGIHPNVNTVTISCVCGATYETFSTKTGLRVEVCASCHPFFTGQRKIVDTEGRVQKFEQKYRRFKAQA
- a CDS encoding glycyl-radical enzyme activating protein; this encodes MSSMPASMEDTRRVEGVVFNIQRFCTHDGPGIRTTVFVKGCPLRCLWCHNPEGISRRREIAFDASKCIGCRACLEACEHGGHEFTDAGEHIHHVERCVRCGACVEGCFAGAMESFGEARTAGEVFEVVRLDRPYYDTSGGGMTVSGGEPLYQPDFTAALLALCRDAGIGTVLETSCATSWATIERMLPMVDLWMCDVKNLDAGKHRELTGSDNGAVLENIRRLATEGARLLLRFPLVPTLNDDEGNLAALGAFYAEVDPKDGIEIMPYHRLAMDKYARLRQDYTLIDLADGTDEDVRRAAAILRENGVTRVFSQKVDGV
- a CDS encoding chromate transporter, producing MLGLFLTFLKLGTFIFGSGHALASAMQSEIVDRQRWMTAEQFQEGWAAGNVLPGPIATKVVVYVGYEQAGVLGALVAIVAYLLPSLTGMVLITAVLTQYAQLPAVKSIVRGVKPAVLALLVEAFLSFTGVAFPRNGGLVAHSVPVLVTVGGVCLSLAGMWWMSTTGIAGVGAFLLTDVRSVLIFALSLAAILAFHVDTVFVMIGAAAIGLTYLAF